A single region of the Streptomyces sp. NBC_01262 genome encodes:
- a CDS encoding MFS transporter, whose translation MQGRKRLPRAVRLLIVARAVNRLGAFSLSFVTVLITTRFGASSAVAGCVSAAFGLATIPSRLVGGRLADRIGRRRTIVVGLTGCAVAQLGLAAADSLTPAICFAVLLGLVFEIYEPPSQAMIADVLTPSEHVRAYGLLNAALAAAGMGAGLVAAGLGRWDLRWLFVVDALTCLLCALTVRLVLPADHRTTAAAAPDQTPAVTPWRDRALLLMLATGTLFAVIYLQIMITLPLSMDHEGLRPTDAGLLFTTSALTISAGQPLLRWSRLSMLSAPVAFAAGYLLLALGLGGYALAHNLTAYLAATVVWSAGDLLLVGRAYAVVARLAPPGGRGRYLAVYGTSWGIAGIAAPLMGTQLIEHAGPAGLWSAMALVSLLLAALQPTLVRGATFHGNDHQLDSAPAELQDERAG comes from the coding sequence ATGCAGGGCAGGAAGCGGTTGCCGCGTGCGGTGCGGTTGCTGATTGTGGCGCGGGCGGTCAACCGGCTGGGAGCGTTCTCCCTGTCGTTCGTCACCGTGCTCATCACGACCAGGTTCGGGGCCAGCAGCGCCGTCGCCGGATGCGTCAGCGCCGCCTTCGGCCTCGCCACGATTCCCTCACGCTTGGTCGGCGGACGCCTGGCCGATCGGATCGGCCGACGCCGCACGATCGTGGTGGGCCTGACAGGGTGCGCGGTGGCGCAGCTGGGACTCGCCGCGGCCGACAGCCTGACACCGGCCATCTGCTTCGCAGTTCTGCTGGGCCTGGTCTTCGAGATCTACGAACCGCCGAGCCAGGCCATGATCGCTGATGTGCTGACGCCAAGTGAGCACGTTCGCGCCTACGGCCTGCTGAACGCGGCTTTGGCCGCGGCGGGCATGGGTGCTGGACTTGTGGCGGCAGGGCTGGGCCGCTGGGATCTGCGGTGGCTGTTCGTCGTTGACGCCCTCACGTGCCTGCTCTGCGCGCTCACCGTGCGCCTAGTGCTCCCCGCCGACCACCGCACGACCGCGGCAGCGGCACCCGACCAGACGCCCGCCGTCACCCCGTGGCGTGATCGTGCCCTGCTGCTCATGCTCGCAACAGGGACACTGTTCGCCGTGATCTACCTCCAGATCATGATCACGCTCCCGCTCTCCATGGACCATGAAGGACTGCGGCCTACCGACGCCGGTCTGTTGTTCACCACCTCCGCACTCACCATCAGCGCAGGCCAACCGCTACTGCGCTGGAGCCGGCTCTCCATGCTCTCGGCGCCGGTCGCCTTCGCCGCCGGGTACCTGCTGCTGGCACTGGGGCTGGGTGGATACGCGCTCGCTCACAACCTGACCGCCTACCTGGCGGCAACCGTCGTGTGGAGCGCGGGCGACTTGCTCCTTGTGGGCCGTGCATACGCGGTCGTCGCGCGTCTGGCCCCACCCGGCGGAAGGGGGCGCTATCTGGCTGTCTACGGCACCAGTTGGGGCATCGCGGGGATCGCAGCCCCTTTGATGGGGACGCAACTGATCGAGCATGCCGGACCAGCCGGACTGTGGAGTGCGATGGCGCTCGTGAGCCTGCTGCTTGCGGCGCTACAGCCCACTCTGGTGCGGGGTGCCACTTTCCACGGTAATGACCACCAACTTGATTCAGCGCCCGCTGAGTTGCAGGACGAGCGGGCTGGATGA
- a CDS encoding CGNR zinc finger domain-containing protein codes for MFDGHVATLLDVAVSLVNVLTDGSRQGRPYTAPHGDQLPQAVHDALPPAPDRTTVEQVHAAYLAHTAQQMRAVFDAVDSGRTDQAAELVNVLLRTTGARPQLDRIDGEPWQVHFHGAHDTLSVGWSAGCATALALAIGSDLAGRLGVCTAPQCDRVYVDNSRNAVRHFCSNACRSRVKAAAFRARKTSQG; via the coding sequence ATGTTCGATGGTCACGTGGCGACGCTGCTCGATGTAGCCGTCTCACTCGTGAATGTGCTGACCGACGGCTCCCGGCAAGGCCGCCCCTACACCGCCCCGCACGGCGACCAGCTCCCCCAGGCAGTCCACGACGCACTGCCGCCCGCACCTGACCGCACCACAGTCGAACAGGTACACGCGGCCTATCTCGCGCACACCGCCCAGCAGATGAGGGCGGTGTTCGACGCCGTCGACAGCGGCCGTACCGACCAGGCGGCAGAACTTGTGAACGTCCTGCTGCGCACCACCGGTGCTCGCCCTCAACTCGACCGCATTGACGGCGAGCCCTGGCAAGTCCACTTCCACGGCGCCCACGACACTCTCTCCGTGGGCTGGAGCGCCGGATGCGCGACCGCCCTTGCCCTGGCCATCGGCAGCGACCTCGCAGGACGCCTCGGCGTCTGCACAGCCCCGCAATGCGACCGCGTCTACGTCGACAACTCTCGTAACGCCGTACGCCACTTCTGCTCGAACGCCTGCCGCAGCCGAGTCAAAGCTGCAGCCTTCCGTGCACGCAAGACCTCACAAGGTTGA